A DNA window from Bacillota bacterium contains the following coding sequences:
- a CDS encoding cation-translocating P-type ATPase, producing MSNWYQKTIEETYKELGTGPSGLSDAEAKKRLIKYGPNEIERKRRKAPFWLFLDQFKDFMIIVLIIAAIISGFVGEAADTLAIIVILVLNAVIGFVQEYRAERAIEALRVMAAPETTVLREGRSITIPAAEVVPGDVVLLEAGRIVPADLRLTEAVRLEINESSLTGESVPVKKITEPILQENVSLGDRLNMAYSGTFVTYGRGRGVAVATGMQTEFGRIASLIQEVDELRTPLQRRLAVFGQYLAMAAIAISAIVFLVGLIRGGPVGLIFLTAVSLAVAAIPEALPAVVTIALSLGASRMVRSHALIRRLPAVESLGSVTFVCSDKTGTLTENKMKVERVYAGGEDYYVTGTGYEPEGKFIDKTGKSIDLSDKPLWQLFFRGIALNNDAQLLRRDGNYDIIGDPTEASLVVAAAKAGYPKEKIESICPRISEIPFDPERKLMTTVHSCNGQYISYTKGAVDVLLERATAEFTSDLEVASLTMEKKQEIGAKGDELAAQGLRVLGLAAKLFTKPPEAIDTEHLEAQVVFVGLVGIIDPPRAEAKAAIAECKQAGIQPVMITGDHPLTAKNIGMRLGLIDEHADIITGEELSHLPLQEFEERVQYIRIYARVAPEQKMKIVQGLQDKHEIVAMTGDGVNDAPALKKADVGVAMGITGTDVAKEASDMILLDDNFATIVAAVREGRHIYDNIRKFIRYTMTSNSGEIWTIFLAPFLGLPIPLLPIQILWINLVTDGLPGLALTAEKAEADIMRRPPRPPQESVFAHGTSAHILWVGLLMGAVSLLTQASSIYYHFGDWRTMTFTVLTLLQMGHVLAVRSERESLFTQGIFTNMPLLGAVVLTFALQMSTIYVPFMQRIFDTQALSLSELAVTLAASTIVFLAVEAEKAVRRLLRKKGLGASRV from the coding sequence ATGTCGAACTGGTACCAGAAAACAATCGAAGAAACATATAAAGAGCTTGGGACGGGACCATCAGGGCTTTCTGATGCTGAAGCCAAAAAGCGGCTGATCAAGTATGGGCCAAACGAGATTGAGAGGAAAAGGCGGAAAGCCCCGTTCTGGCTATTTCTCGATCAGTTTAAAGATTTCATGATCATCGTCCTGATCATTGCGGCTATAATCTCCGGCTTCGTGGGGGAGGCTGCCGACACCCTTGCGATTATAGTAATTCTCGTTCTGAACGCGGTTATAGGTTTTGTGCAAGAATACCGGGCTGAGAGGGCAATAGAGGCACTACGAGTAATGGCGGCTCCAGAAACAACGGTGCTTCGCGAAGGCCGGTCAATTACTATTCCTGCAGCTGAAGTGGTGCCGGGCGATGTTGTCTTACTTGAGGCGGGCAGGATTGTTCCTGCTGATTTGCGCCTTACCGAGGCAGTACGCCTCGAAATCAATGAGTCATCGCTTACAGGCGAGTCGGTTCCAGTTAAGAAAATAACAGAGCCAATATTGCAAGAGAACGTTTCTTTAGGTGACCGACTGAACATGGCATATAGCGGTACGTTTGTAACGTACGGGCGTGGCCGGGGTGTGGCGGTTGCAACCGGCATGCAAACAGAGTTCGGCAGAATAGCTTCATTGATTCAAGAGGTCGATGAGCTACGAACACCACTACAGCGCCGGCTGGCAGTCTTTGGCCAATATCTAGCAATGGCAGCCATTGCCATATCGGCTATTGTTTTTCTCGTCGGGCTAATTCGGGGCGGGCCAGTCGGGCTTATCTTCCTGACAGCGGTTAGCCTCGCTGTTGCCGCAATTCCTGAAGCCCTGCCGGCTGTCGTTACCATCGCTCTATCGCTTGGCGCAAGCCGAATGGTAAGAAGCCATGCGCTTATAAGGAGACTGCCCGCAGTCGAAAGCCTCGGCTCGGTCACATTTGTATGCTCTGATAAGACAGGAACACTTACCGAGAATAAGATGAAGGTGGAAAGGGTTTATGCAGGCGGCGAAGATTACTACGTTACAGGCACAGGATATGAGCCAGAAGGAAAGTTCATTGATAAGACCGGAAAAAGTATTGACCTATCGGACAAGCCACTTTGGCAACTGTTCTTTCGCGGTATTGCCCTTAACAACGATGCGCAGTTATTAAGGCGTGACGGAAACTATGATATAATCGGCGACCCAACAGAGGCATCGCTTGTTGTTGCTGCTGCCAAGGCTGGTTATCCGAAAGAGAAAATAGAGTCGATTTGCCCACGTATTTCGGAAATTCCCTTTGATCCTGAGCGAAAACTTATGACTACGGTACACAGCTGCAATGGCCAATATATTTCTTACACGAAAGGCGCAGTTGATGTATTGCTCGAGCGCGCAACAGCCGAGTTTACCTCTGATCTCGAGGTGGCTTCTCTTACTATGGAAAAAAAGCAGGAGATAGGCGCAAAAGGCGATGAGCTTGCCGCCCAGGGACTCAGGGTTCTTGGCCTTGCGGCAAAGTTGTTTACAAAACCACCAGAGGCGATAGACACTGAGCATCTTGAGGCACAGGTAGTCTTTGTTGGTTTAGTTGGTATCATCGATCCGCCGAGGGCTGAAGCCAAAGCCGCTATCGCAGAGTGCAAGCAGGCTGGCATACAGCCGGTTATGATTACTGGAGACCACCCTCTAACGGCAAAAAATATCGGCATGCGGTTGGGGCTTATTGATGAGCACGCTGATATCATTACCGGCGAGGAGCTGTCCCATCTGCCGCTTCAGGAATTTGAGGAGCGGGTGCAGTATATACGAATTTATGCGCGTGTCGCCCCGGAACAGAAAATGAAGATTGTGCAGGGTCTGCAGGACAAGCATGAGATAGTAGCTATGACGGGAGATGGAGTAAACGATGCGCCGGCCTTGAAAAAAGCTGACGTCGGTGTAGCCATGGGAATAACTGGAACCGATGTTGCTAAAGAGGCGAGCGACATGATTCTTCTCGATGATAACTTTGCAACAATTGTAGCTGCCGTACGCGAGGGCCGACATATCTATGACAATATCCGCAAGTTTATTCGCTATACGATGACCAGCAACTCCGGTGAGATATGGACGATTTTTCTGGCGCCTTTTTTGGGTTTACCAATCCCCCTCCTGCCCATCCAAATTCTTTGGATTAACCTTGTCACTGACGGGCTGCCTGGCCTTGCGCTAACAGCTGAGAAAGCTGAGGCCGATATCATGAGGCGCCCTCCACGGCCACCCCAGGAGAGTGTCTTTGCGCACGGTACATCTGCACATATCTTATGGGTCGGTCTGTTAATGGGGGCGGTCTCACTGCTTACCCAAGCTAGCTCGATTTATTATCATTTTGGTGATTGGCGCACCATGACCTTTACGGTGCTGACGCTGCTTCAGATGGGTCATGTTCTTGCAGTTCGGTCGGAGAGAGAATCTCTGTTTACCCAGGGAATCTTTACTAATATGCCTCTTCTAGGAGCCGTTGTCCTCACCTTTGCCTTGCAGATGTCGACAATATATGTTCCCTTTATGCAGCGCATATTTGATACACAAGCTCTCAGCCTCAGCGAACTCGCCGTTACTCTTGCTGCGTCAACAATTGTCTTTTTGGCTGTTGAAGCGGAAAAGGCCGTGCGCAGGTTGTTGCGCAAGAAGGGTTTAGGCGCAAGCAGGGTTTAA
- a CDS encoding polysaccharide deacetylase family protein: MKKTYGAVSSTITILLIALVAMVFLKQPGILSYLIEVDLFQFLLFIGLPALGLVAAFISYYEYHGIGPQDGIMRRGPHENIVAITFDDGPNPNFTPQILDILKEKGVKATFFVVGLHVKKYPEIARRIVAEGHDIGNHTYTHKDLVPSTRRMVLAQVHKTDQTIKRVTGVSTNLFRPPRGIYSNAVRRLLVEEEGYRFILWSVSSTDWRKISPKNILKRIARYTRPGAILLFHDSGALVRREGASRDSTVESLSMVIDYLRAKGYEIVPVSEMIRRLEEEEMEAAGIWGQA; the protein is encoded by the coding sequence GTGAAAAAAACATACGGCGCAGTTTCCAGTACAATAACCATATTGCTGATTGCACTTGTGGCGATGGTATTCCTTAAGCAACCGGGAATTCTGAGCTACCTAATCGAGGTAGACCTGTTTCAGTTTCTACTATTCATAGGCCTTCCGGCCCTGGGTCTTGTGGCTGCGTTTATCAGTTATTACGAATATCATGGCATTGGCCCGCAGGATGGCATCATGCGAAGAGGTCCACACGAAAATATTGTAGCAATCACTTTTGATGACGGGCCAAACCCGAACTTCACCCCGCAGATACTCGATATCCTCAAAGAGAAAGGGGTTAAGGCGACTTTTTTTGTCGTGGGCTTACACGTAAAGAAATATCCGGAGATCGCAAGAAGGATAGTAGCTGAGGGGCATGATATTGGAAACCATACCTACACGCATAAAGATCTTGTTCCATCAACCAGGCGAATGGTTCTCGCGCAGGTCCATAAGACAGATCAGACGATCAAGCGCGTAACAGGAGTATCGACAAATCTTTTTAGACCCCCGCGCGGCATTTACAGCAATGCCGTAAGAAGGTTGCTTGTGGAAGAAGAAGGATACCGCTTTATTCTCTGGTCGGTGAGTAGCACCGATTGGCGAAAGATTAGCCCGAAAAATATTCTTAAAAGAATTGCAAGGTATACGCGCCCCGGAGCGATACTGCTCTTCCACGATAGCGGTGCGCTGGTTCGCCGTGAGGGCGCAAGCAGAGATAGCACGGTAGAGTCGCTTTCAATGGTTATAGACTACTTGAGGGCTAAGGGGTATGAAATAGTGCCGGTTTCAGAAATGATTCGCAGACTCGAAGAAGAGGAGATGGAGGCCGCAGGAATCTGGGGGCAAGCATAA
- a CDS encoding fructose-1,6-bisphosphatase: MSGKITLSVIKADVGGYVGHSDVHPELLKKAEEKLESAKKEGLLIDYSRQKVGDDIALIMTHKQGVDSVDVHKFAWETFEAVTEVAKELNQYGAGQDLLADAFSGNVKGMGPGCAEMEFEERKSEPVIVFLADKTEPGAWNFPLYKMFADPFNTIGLVIDPNMHGGFVFEVHDLIEEKRIFFNAPEELYDMLVFIGAPGRYVIKNVFRKSDMEPAAATSTQKLFLIAERYVGKDDPVMIVRCQSGLPAVGEALEPFAFSHTVSGWMRGSHHGPLMPVSVNDDTPTRFDGPPRVVGLGYQLSKGRLIGPRDMLGDVSYDNARRMALNMADYYRAHGPFEPHRLPLDEMEYTTMPSVMEKLAKRFESTKAVDKVAK; the protein is encoded by the coding sequence ATGTCAGGAAAAATAACACTTAGCGTCATTAAGGCCGACGTTGGTGGATATGTTGGTCACAGCGATGTCCACCCTGAACTTCTTAAGAAAGCCGAGGAGAAGCTCGAGTCAGCAAAAAAAGAAGGCCTTCTTATCGACTACTCGCGCCAGAAAGTCGGGGATGATATTGCCCTAATAATGACTCACAAACAGGGCGTAGACTCGGTTGACGTCCACAAATTTGCGTGGGAGACATTCGAGGCGGTAACAGAGGTTGCAAAAGAGTTAAACCAATACGGTGCAGGCCAGGACTTACTGGCAGACGCCTTCTCGGGAAACGTCAAGGGAATGGGCCCAGGCTGTGCTGAGATGGAGTTTGAGGAGAGAAAAAGCGAGCCAGTAATTGTATTTCTTGCGGATAAAACTGAGCCGGGCGCTTGGAATTTTCCGCTTTACAAGATGTTTGCCGACCCATTTAACACAATCGGCCTTGTTATTGATCCCAACATGCACGGAGGTTTTGTCTTTGAGGTGCACGACCTAATCGAAGAAAAACGCATCTTCTTCAATGCCCCAGAAGAACTTTATGATATGCTGGTCTTCATTGGGGCACCTGGCCGATATGTTATTAAGAACGTATTTCGTAAATCTGACATGGAGCCGGCTGCAGCAACCTCGACCCAGAAACTGTTCCTGATAGCTGAGAGATACGTAGGCAAAGACGACCCTGTTATGATTGTCCGCTGCCAGAGCGGTCTCCCTGCTGTCGGTGAGGCACTTGAGCCGTTTGCCTTCTCACATACAGTATCTGGCTGGATGCGGGGCTCACACCACGGGCCATTGATGCCGGTATCGGTAAACGATGACACGCCGACCCGTTTTGACGGTCCTCCACGGGTTGTTGGCCTGGGATATCAGCTTTCTAAGGGAAGGTTGATCGGTCCGCGTGACATGCTTGGTGACGTTAGCTACGACAATGCCCGCCGGATGGCTCTTAATATGGCAGATTATTACCGTGCACACGGACCGTTTGAACCGCATCGCTTGCCGCTTGATGAGATGGAGTATACCACTATGCCAAGCGTTATGGAGAAGCTGGCCAAGCGGTTTGAGAGCACAAAAGCAGTCGATAAAGTAGCCAAGTAA
- a CDS encoding glycerate kinase — protein MKIVIAPDKFKGTLSAPAVARAAEAGVKQAFPDAEIVAVPMADGGEGTVDAMLAARGGNRYGVVVTGPLGDSVKAEFGILADGTAVVEMAQASGLNLVPEGKRDPTVTTTFGTGEIIEAALDLGARTFIIGIGGSATCDGGIGVAQALGIKIRRRGGGEVGFGGGELIKIESIDITGIDPRVKTAKFLVASDVDNPLYGPNGAAHVFAPQKGATAEQVIELDQGLIHLARIIKDDLGIDVSNLAGGGAAGGLGAGLVAFLGAAIRPGAELIIDAVGLREKIEGADLVITGEGQIDVQSIHGKTPISVARLASELSVRVLAIAGRLGDGYQKVFEFGVTELVSLSQIAGSDDLAMKNPVFYIEKAVSETVKKLLR, from the coding sequence ATGAAAATCGTTATCGCTCCCGACAAGTTTAAAGGAACATTAAGCGCACCCGCGGTTGCACGTGCAGCTGAAGCAGGCGTAAAACAGGCATTTCCCGACGCTGAGATAGTTGCTGTGCCGATGGCTGACGGCGGTGAAGGCACGGTTGATGCAATGCTTGCCGCCAGAGGCGGCAACCGCTATGGCGTGGTTGTAACTGGTCCGCTTGGGGACTCTGTAAAGGCGGAGTTTGGCATTCTAGCCGATGGGACAGCCGTGGTAGAGATGGCTCAGGCATCGGGTCTTAATTTAGTTCCGGAAGGGAAGCGCGATCCCACTGTAACCACGACTTTCGGCACCGGAGAGATAATCGAAGCGGCATTAGATCTTGGAGCGCGGACGTTTATAATTGGCATTGGTGGAAGCGCGACATGTGACGGAGGTATTGGAGTTGCCCAGGCACTGGGGATTAAGATTCGGCGCCGGGGTGGCGGCGAGGTTGGTTTTGGCGGCGGAGAGCTTATTAAGATAGAATCCATCGATATCACTGGTATCGATCCGAGGGTAAAAACGGCAAAGTTCTTAGTCGCAAGCGATGTGGACAATCCGCTTTATGGGCCAAACGGTGCGGCGCATGTATTTGCGCCGCAAAAGGGTGCAACAGCAGAACAGGTAATCGAACTTGACCAGGGCCTCATTCACCTCGCCAGAATAATCAAGGATGACCTAGGGATCGATGTATCAAATCTTGCCGGCGGTGGCGCAGCTGGGGGTCTTGGTGCCGGACTGGTAGCTTTTTTAGGTGCGGCGATCAGGCCGGGAGCGGAACTTATCATCGATGCTGTAGGGCTTCGAGAAAAGATCGAAGGCGCTGACCTGGTTATAACCGGCGAGGGCCAGATTGATGTACAAAGCATCCACGGCAAAACCCCTATCAGCGTTGCGCGGCTTGCCAGCGAGTTATCCGTAAGGGTTTTAGCAATAGCTGGCAGGCTTGGTGATGGCTACCAAAAAGTGTTTGAATTTGGCGTTACCGAACTAGTTTCACTTTCGCAGATTGCTGGATCAGACGATCTAGCTATGAAGAATCCCGTCTTCTATATCGAAAAGGCGGTTTCGGA